GCCGATCTCATCCATTTTATCCACATGCCGATTTGATATATCCTCTTCATTTTCTAGTCTATGGTGTACAGTACTATTGTGTCTTTCTTCATTTCTTGAATACGAAGAATTATGATCTCGAGATTCGTGTTCATTTGAATTTGAAACCTTTTCTGATTTGCTGTACGTTTCTGCGGAAGAATTCCGAGAACATTTAATCGTGGATAAAATTCCAGATTCATTTTCATCGTACGATCGTTGACctttcaatacaaaataaaatgtaaattaaaaaaataaaaaaatataaatttcacgtatacatatacactCGTATGTAATATAAACATAACAGATTAGATTGTGTACTTACGTTTTGCAGGAGGACGTGGAGGAcgtggtaaaataatttctctagATGATTCTTCCTCGCTTTCGGACGAGAGCATAGCTTTTTTTGCTCTTAATTTTCTCGCTTCTTTGCTTCTCGCTTCTTTATCGGTATCCATATTCGATGTATCAAGGGCTTGTTTGGCTTTCTCATCGGCTTTACATAAAGAtgctgaaaatatttcaaatattgttagtaaaatattatgaaaaaacttgaattatttgatttCAATACTTACAATACTCGCCAAAAATCCGATCAATTTTAACGGAAGACCAATTAGAAGTtggaatttcttctttttcaatcGCCTTCCGAATTTTTAAATCCGTTTTATAATGTGAAGGATACTTGCATACATCGTTACTTTGTAGCCAAGATTTTGGTATTACTTGGATACCATCGTAGAATTCTGCGACGATAAATCCCTGATTCTTTGAATTCGGCATCTTCCGCCTGAAACTTTTGAACATATTTTCCCGAGTATCGTATTGTAAACATATATACATCcgcacaaaaatttatttaaatatgatacatatctggttatatatatataaatttttttagaagaaaattatgaaacgcAGTacgcaatatattataaactatGTGCGGTGTTTATTAGCGGTAATACTGTAAAATTACTTTCATTACTATTCTTTACATATggtaattttacaaattttttactaattttatgcAAAGGCCAAACTTGAAGAGCAGATAACTGACTGACTTTAAAGATGTCAAAATCGACAGAACTGCATGGATAATTGTAAAGTTCCTCAACAACTTTAAATTAACGACCTACTGCAATGTAATTACCTTCAATCGATGTTGCAATGTTTTCTAAACAGACGATATCATTTTCTATGAGACAACAATTATCAGgagatttaattgaaataacaaaTTGAGAAAATTCAATCTTCGAAAATTGTGGACTGAAACAACCCGATATCAATGGTCCTTTTTCGTGAGGAgtttttacgttaatttttgaaacgtttatatTGTCAGAGTTTATGTTACAAAAACTCATCTCCGCATAGCGATTTCTAATTTGCTCTAATGGTTTATCcgattttcttaaaatagattTCAATTCTTTCATGAAATTTTCAAACGGAAAGGCACTAAAAGTGTTTAATTGTCCAAATTGTTTTACGCAATCAGCTATATGTAAAAGACCGTGAATGTTATGGGACGCAAATTCAGgtccataaattttaataaagcattcaacaaaatgttttaataatttatctgcATATTCTATGTGTTCGACTGTACTTTTCTGACATAAAATACGAACAGCAACGTGCAAAGTGAGAAAATTGGAGAAAATAAcagaatttaattcttttcgTAATATTACAGGACCGGTATATAATAGAAATTGTCTTAATTCAGTTGCTTTCCACTGTGCAAAATCTTGTATTTCTCGTGGTCTTCTTGCAAATTCTTTTGGAATGAAATGTCTGATGTTAAGAAGAGActcggaaatattttttattttatgcgagGATAAACATCTAGTTTTAAGAGGACCACTTATCCAcaattttatcaactttttaacAACGCCAATGCATATCATATGCATGCAATGGTAATCAAATGGTATGTGAGATACAACACCAAAATGTGGAATGTTTAGTAGAATGGAATGACCCAGATGATGTTCTTCTTGAATTTGATTAGAGAAGCTATCGTCTGTTCTTGCTTGGTAATCAAAATTGGGGAAACATATTCTGTTAGCGATAAAATCTCCTTCAATCGTACATTTTGGACAACTGAAATAACCTTTATGTCCTTTCGTAAGAGTAATGAAAGATTTTGCAGGAGCATCACATATGACAGAATGTATTGATATTGAAAATGTTGTCTCATTATAAATTACGCcctcattaattaaattactgatTTCTTCTACGAACTGTTGTAAGAATTTATTCGAATCCGCTGGTTTAGATTTACTGAAATAACAACCAATAAGAAATACTTTGCCGTCAGGCATGATTCGTCCTAAAATGGGCCATAATTGATTAGAACTCGACCGAGAAATTGGTAAACCATCGATACCAATTTGAATCTGAACAGGTGATGAAACCGTATTCTTGTTTCTAGATATAAATTGGAGAAtgttatattcaatattaaaatgacAATATTGTCCCggaaatatttcagtaataacGGAAGATCGTGGTGTATGTAGTAATGTCTTTGCACATTTTGGCAAATTGGAAAAAGTAGGATGCGCTGTTCTCAAACCGGACAATAAATGCGATAAAGCTACATGAGAAATACGATGTGTGCAAGACCATTGTACTAAAAATGCTTTGAAATCGTTATTTTCTTCCTCTGAATCACGCTCCTCTCTTATACTGTCCTCTCTTATATTGTTTTCTCGATGTAaaggtatattatttataaaaacattatgtgcagaaatatttctattcgttatattatttctattcgTTATATTCGTAAACGTTAAATCgggaaatgataaatttattgcGTTTTGTTTAGTTTCGTCGAAAATGGCGCAATTAAAATCGATTATCTCGTCATGATTACTCGAAGcagaattatttgaaatttcgtTCGTATTAATATCTAATTCTTCGTTAAATCGGGCAAGTAATTCATCACTGCATTCTCGAATTATTTTACGACGGTACCTTTTTGAAATACGTGACGAAAATTTACGCTTTGACATGGTTCATTATTAATTCTGTACAAGTATCTATGTAAAAatctatgtaaatattatatatttaaaaattcaaataaaatgtgGAATTAAAAAGATCTTATACTTGCTCTTTTCGGTAATTGTTGAACAATCTCGATCGTTGTAGGtggaatatatatattgttcaaTTTCTTAATTAGTTACTCTCGATGATTCACTCACTGATCACAGCTAGGATCATGCATCAAGACCGAAGAAAACAGAAATCTTGATcgctgaaaaaaattacaaatatgtagtAAAACGCACAACACACGTACTAGCATCCGTAAAGGTGCGTATATCAATATCTTCGCACTCTCCCACTtccactttctctctctctctctctctttctcgctctcgctctctctctctcgttcattcgctcgctcgctcgcgctttctctctctctctttcgttcattcgctcgctcgctcgcgcttctctctctctctttttctatttctcttactctctctctttctctctcgcctaTAGATCtttgtaaagtataaaaaatattcgtcTATTGTATATACTCATACATCTCGAATCCCGTACAGCAAAGTTAATCCTGCATGCAATGTACATACACGTGTCATTGTGCAGGATCATTCGTGTCCATACCGTTACGATTCCTATTTctcatatacatacatgtaatttttataattcttccaaattttttttctaatgtatACATAgcagaataatttaatagaaaacttGAAAACGAcgtgtaaattttaatagaatttttgaatacttttaCAAGCCTCAAAATCAGATCGGACACAAATGATCCATGTGTGTCACTCTCATGGGTACTAAAAATATGCATGTACCacactgcaaaattaattaatggaaTAAATTATGGCGGTacctctttgaaaaatattcgacAAAAATTTACGCTTTGCTAtggttaattttaattgtattttaatattcccATTTTCTACATAAATGTGTACTACAAtagactaaaaatatttaaaaaaatttctacttaCTTTCTTTCTAAGAAATCCTCTTCATCCAATAATTCAGTTACGGTCACTTACTCTCGTTACTTATCACTGTGCATCTAACACGTGCTAACACGAGCAATAGGCGCGAATAGACTCAGAGTCGTCAAACTCCCGTGTTATTTTTTCGTCTAGTATTTCAGCGCCATCTAATAGTTTACCCTCTATAAGTGTGAACTACAAGGTAAAACAGCATGAATAGTCGATAAAAATGCATGGCATTTTTAcccttttttgttattaaaattataaaaattattagtgaatcaggtaaaattaaaaacacgtaataaatttataaatacattttatttatatagtataataattcaaaaagaaaaagaattaacgtATTCCTTAAAAAGAAATCTAACcaaaatctttatgaaaattatgagATAACATAATGCATTTTGTACAAACCAGCGACTTGGGTATgtcaatttaaatatacttgactgtttatatttttatttaattcgtgTAACTTTagtcctttctctctctctctctcttaggtaaaactaaaaaaactaCTCTTAAAGCCCCACTGAGTATTTCCGGAATATTCTCTTTTCTGCGTCCTCGTTTCGCCTTGGCGTGTCATCGCGTGGGTTCTCCGTCGACAGGCTGTTATTACCATGCTGCAGTACCAAATGTAATAATACGTCCAGCTCTGCAAAAagaaaacacaaattaataaaaatttatgatccaGACAGACACGTAATGTGTCATGGAAAACATGGAATATTTTGTAGTTTTCAaccaaattatatttgaaaattttgaatatccTTCTTTGTATTCTCAAAATGACAAATTCATTAAGCtctcaattttctttattattattaaagacaaaattgtattttaaaaaattgtattttataacacaatTACGTAATCTGTTGCGAATTCTACCTACTTCTTAATCTCGTTGATTCATGAATCTCCATGTCCCAATTATCGCTGTCTCTGGTAGTTTTAATCATGGGCCAATTATCACTGTCTCTGGTAGCTTCGATCATGGGCCGATCCGATGTTAAAATCTCCGCTAAGTATTACGCTCACATTATATTTAGGATTCTGTCAACATATTCCAAGATTGTtagtaaattgtaatatatgtaacatatactCTTAGATAAATCGTGCAATTTAACTTACCTTTCCTTTCCAAAGATACTATGCTGATTGTATATTTAATCATATAGACATTGGAACATTTATCTATATTCTAGATTCGGGTTTCATTTTCTTTCCATATTTGTTTGACATTCTCGCAGCtattttatacatgaaattATCAGAGTGGACATTGATTTTTCGGCACagaatattattcataaatttgcACCAAGCTTTGAGAAATTCTTCTGCGGTTATCaatattaatgtttcttttaagTGTGTACATTGTACGGAACACGTAAGAAAACATtgattttctagaatttttcttgttttttctagtattttaattttatggcaTATCTCAGGAAATTGCTGCTCTAAAATTTCGATAGccttttcaatttcaattaaagTTTGTGCGTTTGTATGATTCTTGGCACATTTCTCACATTGCGCAACAAGTTCTTTGCGTCTAATAAtgtcaatgatttttttttcgttaagtaATTTCTCATTTATATCACTTCTTGGTATTGCTGACTCATTACATTCTACTTCTTCATATTGTGTGTTTTCAGAATCGTTCATTTCTTTCATTGTCTGAGACAGATTCATCAAATGAGTCAAAGCCAATGTCGAGCCTTCTGTAGTATCTTTACAGTTAGCTCCGATGGAATGTTTGgaagataaattacaaataagtaATGTTTTAAATCCACCTTCAAATTGTTCGCAACTTGGATTTCTGTTAGCAAATCCGTTGCTTCTTATCTGGCTGAAAAAATTTTCAGCCGGGTCTtggttcaaaaattttaaattgagcGATTCAAATTTAGCAGCACGAAGTGTTTTCCATATTTCTTGTGTGCCTTTCATAGTCCAAATCCAGTTTTTTAAATTAGGTGCAGTCTTACTAGGAATTTTTTTAGTCAGTTTTTCAACGTAAcgcatatttttgatttttttacaggCTTCTTGCCAAAATGCACAGTGTCCACTAGTAGCCGTTATTATACTACTTAATCCTTGCTGATGTTTGCCATTGAATGAATCAAATAAATCATTCATAAATCTGACAAATTCGCAAGTTGTGGATGCACTTTTGGACATAATCATGTCTCCTTGTTGTGTTGGGACAACTCCTGCAACAAACAAAATACAGACAAAATTATTcttagatatttttgatattattttaaaatttacttatagttatttattcatatactTATTTACCtccatttacatttaatataacatcCATAAAATTTGACACTGTGCGACTAAATACTTGAGTTGCGTATTTAACCCTCATTTTGGGGATTAGCTTGGGAATAATGTGCTTCTCAGTTATTTTCTCCATTTGTCGGTATCTCATAAGAGAATTTTTATCAATGTCGTACGCTTTTTGAATATCATCCCAAGATgcgtattttttgtttaaagcaCACGATATTCTTGTGTCAGTATCTAAATCCTTTGTGAGAAGATTATTTCTGGTACCCTTTATCAAGTGTACGTAATCATACACAGGTATTACTTTATGgttttttatcataaaactATTACCTGAAACAAACGAAAATATTCAAAGTCTTTATTACATattagaaacaaatttaataaaaatcataaatatggAGCGATATAAGTAATAGAAAAGTGTACATTGTCTTGTAAATTATGTACTTACTTGTAGGTAAATTCTTCATAATGCGAATTTTATTGGAATCAGAAATTAAACTGTTAATTGCAGCCATATTGGTACCACCCTGATCGCATACAACAGCCACAGGTATTAATCCCGATGCAGAAATGTTCACTAGCCATTGTTTCACGCATCGAATGAGTTGATGCGTTTTTGTAGTGCTCTCACAAAAACCGTATCCCAAAGGCATCTTGTTTCCAGATTTAAGACACCGAAGATAGAAAACTATAGCATGGTCAGCAATTTTTCTTGTTCTTCTCATTCCCCAGTCCTCAAAGCCAATGATTCGATCTTGCTTTTTATTGTAGTATAAAGCTGGTTGTAATGAAATTTCGTCCCAAATGAGAGCAACATATTTGTCTCTGCTGTCTTTCAGATCCAACGCTATTTGTTCCAGATACTTTACTATTAAACGAGTACATCCAGCTCTAATAGGAATGTTGTTCAGTTGTGAATTCAAGGTGGAAATAGATGGGcaacttaaatatttacttaaaaaagtatAGCATGCACGGGatctcttatatatatttatgcaaaatattttatcctcaATAGTATATCTTCGGGCctgaagaaaaagattttatcaaactgatcaaatttataataaaacgtgtgtgtgtatacaaattataataaaacattattaggTAAAGGAACATGAAAGGATATTAGCTGTTATACTGAATGTTAAGTACCTGAACAGGAACGTCATTATTCCTTAAAATCATATTGACGAATTTCTCTTTCACAGTATTACTTGCGTTTGTATGTGTGAAAGAAATTGTgcctttgttttttttataatttattgcaagaCGCTTCAAGTCTCTATTTTTACGTCTCAattttacgttcataatatgcAATGACTTTGCTCTCGGACTGAGATGAACAACACGTGTAATATGTCGTAAATTTGGTCTTCTTCCTTTGGATGTATTTGCGAACTGTGTTTCCAAATTTTGTATCCTCTTCTCAAACATTTGGTTTAACGATGCTTGTTCATTTTGCAACAGACCGTCATGATGCACTAATAATTCATTGTGCTGTTGCAATGTTCTTTCCATGTCTATTACACGTTGACCAATGTGTGGTTGTTCAATTTGTGGTTGCTCAATCTGTGGCTGTTCACTTTGCGGCTGTTCAATATCTGCCTGTTCAATCTGTGGTGGTACGGATTGCACATTATTATCCGTTGCAATATTGTCCACATCATTATTTTCCATTATCAAAGCAGGTACTGCTGTTTTCAGCAGAAATCGGTTACGTTGAGAGCAGCTATAATCTTTCTCCGAGAAATGCTTATGgcatactttatatttttgcaattcaTTAGCACAATAATTCTGCAAGtcatacaatttcaaattttttatccatGCTGAGCATCTTTCTGCATCTTTGGGAAATTTATGCGAAGGAACTTTAACACCTGACTTGCAGTTAGAAACGCAACAAGCTTTCACCATTTTTCTAAAgacaaaagatataaatttttttataaataaacaataaaaaaatcaattagtgCAGAAGAAGAATGGTTTTATATActctatataattttcaatatataataaattcaacaaaattatgcATGATGACTTAcccaatttttttctgtatctgGTTCCACAGCTATTAGTTATCCAAGTAGATATTAGGTATCTCCAAAATAAGATTCCCTGAAGAATCTTTGTACTCCAAGATCCAAAAATCTAAAGAATCaaattcatatatttctttttaaacatatatgaCTAAAATTAACATAtgcatgaataaaaatgttaaaaatatgaagaaatttatgtatgaaaatactaaaaatactaaaaatcaactaataaataattaagacaTAATTCGCTCGTGTCAAAATCAACAAATACAAATATGTAacctattctttaaattaatccATTTGCTCATTTATACTTACCGATGTCGTT
The window above is part of the Solenopsis invicta isolate M01_SB chromosome 8, UNIL_Sinv_3.0, whole genome shotgun sequence genome. Proteins encoded here:
- the LOC120358462 gene encoding uncharacterized protein PFB0460c-like, whose protein sequence is MYICLQYDTRENMFKSFRRKMPNSKNQGFIVAEFYDGIQVIPKSWLQSNDVCKYPSHYKTDLKIRKAIEKEEIPTSNWSSVKIDRIFASLCKADEKAKQALDTSNMDTDKEARSKEARKLRAKKAMLSSESEEESSREIILPRPPRPPAKRQRSYDENESGILSTIKCSRNSSAETYSKSEKVSNSNEHESRDHNSSYSRNEERHNSTVHHRLENEEDISNRHVDKMDEIGHMQDEERLQEKRNDNLDKSSQDAIVDHLKRLTREIATIKYDMRQTLSLLDILVKRTNSETEAKNTEISFESVEDRFPLQTAEQLMEVEEILKLHNSQDNAAIRAYIKSIGGTNVTDAVKRMLYKLFTNKLAEKYNWEGRCGKEPLHKLKLIKMIFSKYLIHSNI
- the LOC120358416 gene encoding uncharacterized protein LOC120358416 — translated: MVKACCVSNCKSGVKVPSHKFPKDAERCSAWIKNLKLYDLQNYCANELQKYKVCHKHFSEKDYSCSQRNRFLLKTAVPALIMENNDVDNIATDNNVQSVPPQIEQADIEQPQSEQPQIEQPQIEQPHIGQRVIDMERTLQQHNELLVHHDGLLQNEQASLNQMFEKRIQNLETQFANTSKGRRPNLRHITRVVHLSPRAKSLHIMNVKLRRKNRDLKRLAINYKKNKGTISFTHTNASNTVKEKFVNMILRNNDVPVQHGNNSLSTENPRDDTPRRNEDAEKRIFRKYSVGL
- the LOC120356843 gene encoding uncharacterized protein LOC120356843 is translated as MRRTRKIADHAIVFYLRCLKSGNKMPLGYGFCESTTKTHQLIRCVKQWLVNISASGLIPVAVVCDQGGTNMAAINSLISDSNKIRIMKNLPTSNSFMIKNHKVIPVYDYVHLIKGTRNNLLTKDLDTDTRISCALNKKYASWDDIQKAYDIDKNSLMRYRQMEKITEKHIIPKLIPKMRVKYATQVFSRTVSNFMDVILNVNGGVVPTQQGDMIMSKSASTTCEFVRFMNDLFDSFNGKHQQGLSSIITATSGHCAFWQEACKKIKNMRYVEKLTKKIPSKTAPNLKNWIWTMKGTQEIWKTLRAAKFESLNLKFLNQDPAENFFSQIRSNGFANRNPSCEQFEGGFKTLLICNLSSKHSIGANCKDTTEGSTLALTHLMNLSQTMKEMNDSENTQYEEVECNESAIPRSDINEKLLNEKKIIDIIRRKELVAQCEKCAKNHTNAQTLIEIEKAIEILEQQFPEICHKIKILEKTRKILENQCFLTCSVQCTHLKETLILITAEEFLKAWCKFMNNILCRKINVHSDNFMYKIAARMSNKYGKKMKPESRI